From the Asterias amurensis chromosome 1, ASM3211899v1 genome, the window AGTTTTTATCCAAACCGAATTCCCCGTTGATGATAAGAAAGCATTATCTTCGGTTCTTTTCCGCCAGATATTGGGTGATGTTTCGGTTGACACTTCTGAACTAAACCTCGATGAATCAAATAAAACGTATCCGAATCCAAGTTGCTCTGGTATTAAAATGCCGTACCCGTACATTCTATCCGCTGTGGTTCAAGTCAGCAACACAACCAGTATCGAATCAATGTCCGAGTTGTTCTTAGATGccttgaataaaacaaaatgctggGAGTTTACCAATTTGTCTCTTTCACTGTCCACAGTTAGAATAAGGAATTTCGATCAAGTGCTCCTGCAGGATCAATGTGCAAAGCAAGGTCAAGAGCTCGACCAGTATGCTTTGGATGTGTATCAAAGGTTTTTAGTAGAAGGGGTTTCTTACATTGAGTTCTTATTGGGCAATGAGACTTATGTCCTTCCATCGCTCAAGACGAAGCAAGAAATAACCCATGCAGCAGGGAAAAAGACCGGTCTATCTGTTTTGACTTGCAGTGTCAAATTAATCTGCCCAATCATTGTGTTAGATTCAACTGAGTATAACGTAACCATGATGGGCTCAATGCTGATGTATCGTGACGCAGCTGGCCGAAATCTATCATCTAGTGATGTCATCATGATGTCACAAGGAAAGATAGCCGTATGCCATTCCGATACCGAAACCTCAAACTACCCCCAGAATGAATACGACACTACTGAAATAATACTATCAATGGTTGGTATATCTATATCTCTAGTCTTTCTAGCGATGTCTCTGTTCACTTATTACATGTTCCCTGAACTGAGAAATCTGCCTGGTAAGAACATGATGAGTTTTCTGGTTGCTTTGTTTGCTCTATTCTTGACGTTCCTCATATCAGTTGGGTCCCCTCTGTCTCAGCTCACCTTGGGTTCAAAGGCTTCTTGTCTCACCTTCGCCGTTCTTATCCACTATTCCCTGATGGCCGTCTTTTTCTGGAGTAACATTATCTCTCTCCACTTTGTGCGCACATTCGGCCTCGGTGTTCGTATGAGGCTCACAGGATCGACCAACGACGGCCGAGTATTCCGGCTGTACTCGCTCTACGGATGGGGTGCTCCCATTGTCATTGCAGGAGTTGGCTGTGCGTTGCACTTCTTAGTTGAGATTGGTGGCCAAAGGGAGAATGTCTACAACGGTTGCATCATATCCGGTGGGGAGGCTGCTATCTACCTGGTGGCCATTCCTTTGTCGTGTCTCATGTTTCTTAACGCGGTGTTCTTTACCGTCACATTGGTGGGGATAAGGAAGACTCGGAGCGATGTGAAACTGGTCCGTAAGAAGAAAGGACGACTCGAGACTTTGAATATGGAGTTGAGTCTCTTTGTGAAGGTGGGTgaattaaaaatgttatatgACTTCTAATCTGCTGAAGACtccaaattataataataaacagtttaaaggaagtggacactattgtctttgacaattaccaatagtgtccactgcctttaagaacaaaagCTTGTAAGTTTAGTTTGTTTCTGGTTCCCCTTTTTATTCAGCTTAGCAAGAGCATTACTTGCAGTTTCATTTAAATTTCAAATACCCATttcaagattaaaacaaaagtgtattattattacttttctaAACTTGGGAAAATATTGTATGGTTTGTTACTACATTAGGTGAATGACATAATTGCACCTAATATAGTTAGGACTCGGGAAcgtactgagtataaagtgcttacacaaaTCGGTGAATGTGtaaacccaaaattaatatgtttttatccccaatgcaaatttaacaactattatatcgttgcggtacccgctgccaaaacataggattcgaaactgcctctagctaccggacaatctcggtagtctagttggtatgacacttctctagaactgcaagggtcgtgggttcgaatcccacccgagtaacatgcctatgattttttttcacagcactCGGGAGTACTGaaatgagtatacagtgcttacacatatcggtgtatgggtaaaaaccaaaattaattatgggtttttgttgttatttcgcACAGACCTTTGTAGCGACCGGTCTGCTATGGTTTGGCATCTTCATTGTTGGTTATTTTGAGGACCGTGTTTTCTCCTACGTCATCACAGTTATCTTCACCCTTCAGGGGCCCATGTCGTTCTTTGCTTTCGCGTTCACCGAGCGAGTACGAGGCATGTGGGTCAAGAAGATATCGAGCGCCACCAATCGACCTGGACAGTCACGCACCGATGTCTCCAAAGTCAGCGCAACCAGTAGAGCGACTATGGTGTCGGAGCGGGAGGTTGACCCTCCAGAAATGGAAACACAGTTCACGCAAGCTGTCATTACGAATAATGACGGATCTAAAAGTGGATGTGAAGTCGATAACCCACTTTGCGACGATTGTGAATCAGTCAAGTAATCATGTGGCAcaaataactattattattcaattacattcaattcaattttaatcAATCCAGTTCATTTCCATGCAactcaactcaattcaattcagttaatTTTCATTTAATTGAATTTACTTTATTCCAATCAATTTAGGTTAGGATCATTCATctgaattaataataacaagttcttatatataattcAATTTCACGTACACATAATGGAAAGTTTCTTTGCCGAGCCTGCTCATCACAGAAAAAAACGTGTTAATTACGATAGTTTACGCTCAAAAATAGTTACTAACTGTCAATAAAGTTACGAATATAGTTCGGTTTAAAAAGATTTTACAGACAATTTCAGGTTATAAACTCAATTTTTTTAGCTTTCTATCAGACCTCGTTTCTTCATAAAATTCATGTTGGCCTAACAGATATGTGTgtcacattttaaaaatgacTTAGCCTTAATTAAATCTTGTGCAGACACTTAGCTCAAAGCCAGATATCTAGCCGAGGCACGTTATTTTTTAGCTTGTTCAAACCTTTTtcaatttaaatcaaaactCCTTCTTATAACTTATTCCATAGTTTCAATTGCGACCATTCTAAGATGAATGTAGTAAAGTTATCCGGACATGTCGGCGTCCTTTAAACTTACTAGAATAATTATTCAGAAACACCTGTCTTTATAAggttttaaactatttctgtgacgtctttttgttttgatttttacgAATCTGCACTGTAGATTCGTTTACATTTAAATGTAAATTCGTAACGAATATTCGTTACAAACTAAAGTAATCTGTTCGACTGGAACAACGGCTTGTCTATCCAAATTGAAAGGATAGCATGATGTGCACGAAACACAGATCAAAACATGTAAGCTTTCGATTTACAATTTTTAATCCAGTTAAAAAATCACTTTAGTAACACaattgaaatcaaaatattgtaCTCGATATCataaattttgcaaaataaGTTATAAATGTGACCGAACATCGGTT encodes:
- the LOC139940621 gene encoding uncharacterized protein, with translation MEGRNSCVAAAILLCILSTSLLTHGLEIVLDDVTLQLTRTASCCGSCSESSYETIELVCKCEPFCVIYGDCCLDYALFCTDIETGTSGNNLIGMENCTNDRVISSLTSEGEVSTSEDKCRVYAEEATHELVQEYLCQLKALWSPVILKRRSTQQQAKIRGGPNLFYTMIQDCRLDASEDEVHACQMNRSIESVQYLPDFIALLPVTAANGVHYMNIHCALCNGYDSPNVTFWNFLFSCSPPNFDLGYELQKKDLSRVAKNCWIVYMFVPVFPWDVAPFREFGILDQCKDSPNWDACRAYRLPYNNSQNIHCSLCLAVDKADRNGTRPTHEGSQFGPPPDVTPINALFHFSPSEGAGLARRPGRPPTTYFKPTCDHGQIYDQSTGECRDFFCPFGQVVADDGFTCVSLRNQSNYTLRFETQVPNGRFSCEVFIQTEFPVDDKKALSSVLFRQILGDVSVDTSELNLDESNKTYPNPSCSGIKMPYPYILSAVVQVSNTTSIESMSELFLDALNKTKCWEFTNLSLSLSTVRIRNFDQVLLQDQCAKQGQELDQYALDVYQRFLVEGVSYIEFLLGNETYVLPSLKTKQEITHAAGKKTGLSVLTCSVKLICPIIVLDSTEYNVTMMGSMLMYRDAAGRNLSSSDVIMMSQGKIAVCHSDTETSNYPQNEYDTTEIILSMVGISISLVFLAMSLFTYYMFPELRNLPGKNMMSFLVALFALFLTFLISVGSPLSQLTLGSKASCLTFAVLIHYSLMAVFFWSNIISLHFVRTFGLGVRMRLTGSTNDGRVFRLYSLYGWGAPIVIAGVGCALHFLVEIGGQRENVYNGCIISGGEAAIYLVAIPLSCLMFLNAVFFTVTLVGIRKTRSDVKLVRKKKGRLETLNMELSLFVKTFVATGLLWFGIFIVGYFEDRVFSYVITVIFTLQGPMSFFAFAFTERVRGMWVKKISSATNRPGQSRTDVSKVSATSRATMVSEREVDPPEMETQFTQAVITNNDGSKSGCEVDNPLCDDCESVK